The Anastrepha ludens isolate Willacy chromosome 2, idAnaLude1.1, whole genome shotgun sequence genome contains a region encoding:
- the LOC128871980 gene encoding myosin heavy chain 95F isoform X1, protein MSPVLYTKYKSTSNMEKMRKMDTQLVWARDPVEGYIQCRISEIGAKEFEVTPIDRKYAKRSCHVDDIFSSCDGVQDHDDNCELMLLNEATFLDNLKTRYYKDKIYTYVANILIAVNPYREISDLYSSTTIKKYTGRSLGELPPHVFAIADKAIRDMRVLKSSQSIIVSGESGAGKTESTKYLLKYLCHSSDSAGPIEQKILDANPVLEAFGNAKTTRNNNSSRFGKFIEVHYDAKCQVVGGYISHYLLEKSRICTQSSEERNYHVFYMLLAGAPQQLRDKLNLGKPDDYRYLSGCTQYFANAKTEQLIPAAQKSKSHVKRGPLKDPIIDDYNHFQNLDRALGRLGLTEVNKLEIYSLVAAVLHLGNISFEEIPDDARGGCQVSETSEKSLTITSKLLGVDPSELRQALVSRVMQSKGGGFKGTVIMVPLKIYEASNARDALAKAIYSRLFDRIVALINQSIPFQVSNFYIGVLDIAGFEYFTVNSFEQFCINYCNEKLQKFFNDNILKNEQELYKSEGLNVPEITFTDNQDIIDLIEAKANGIYTLLDEESKLPKPSAQHFTAEVHKAWSNHFRLGLPRSSRLKAHRTLRDEDGFLVRHFAGAVCYNTEQFIEKNNDALHASLEGLVQECENPLLKTLFPSGSNTSLRGKLNFISVGSKFKSQLAELMDKLEKNGTNFIRCIKPNSKMIDRDFEGGLALAQLKCSGTISVLELMEHGYPSRVPFADLYNMYKSVLPPELAKLPPRTFCEAMLQSLNLSSKDFKFGVKKVFFRPGKFVEFDRIMKSDPENLLAIVAKVKKWLIRSRWVKSTLGAVCVIKLRNRIKYRNNCVLLIQRTVRGYLARKQHRPRYQGIAKINKVRLNAQKTIEIAGGLKNGRDEFVSEVNGIHRQVDEAIKTIKTNEKITSREIDGLYTSVMANMNKLTVDLNTKLKEQKQAEEQERLRKIQEALEAERRAKEDEERKKLEEEENKRLKAEMESRRKVEEVQRVKQEEEDRKAALALQAQLEKEAQDDAKYRQQLEQERRDHELALRLANETNGVVEESPPVIRNGQNDVSPMAPNKLIRSENVRAQQQALGKQKYDLSKWKYSELRDAINTSCDIELLEACRQEFHRRLKVYHAWKAKNRKRTTMEENERAPKSVMEAAYKAPPLAHPKQEITTAQHRYFRIPFMRANAPENSEYKGFKSFYIHMFSNYSFYSRSAKRGLWYAHFDGQWIARQMELHADKPPILLVAGVDDMQMCELSLEETGLTRKRGAEILEHEFNREWERNGGKPYKNLGANN, encoded by the exons tGCGCAAAATGGACACACAACTGGTGTGGGCACGCGATCCCGTCGAAGGCTATATACAGTGTCGCATTTCGGAAATCGGTGCTAAAGAGTTCGAAGTAACGCCAATTGATCGGAAATATGCGAAACGCTCTTGCCATGTCGATGACATATTTTCGTCGTGTGATGGAGTGCAAGACCATGATGATAATT GTGAGCTGATGCTGCTGAATGAAGCCACTTTTTTGGATAATTTGAAAACGCGTTACTATAAAGATAAAATCTAT ACTTATGTGGCCAATATACTCATTGCTGTGAATCCGTATCGTGAAATCAGTGATCTCTACTCTTCAACTACAATTAAAAAGTATACCGGACGTTCCTTGGGTGAATTGCCACCACATGTGTTTGCTATAG CTGATAAGGCTATACGTGATATGCGCGTACTCAAATCGTCACAATCGATTATCGTATCGGGCGAATCGGGTGCAGGCAAAACAGAATCTACCAAGTATCTGCTGAAGTATTTGTGTCATTCCAGCGACAGTGCCGGGCCCATTGAGCAAAAAATTTTAGATG CCAATCCCGTATTGGAAGCTTTTGGTAATGCCAAAACTACACGTAATAACAATTCCTCTCGCTTCGGTAAATTCATTGAAGTGCATTATGACGCCAAATGCCAAGTGGTTGGCGGCTATATTTCTCATTACCTACTGGAAAAGAGTCGTATTTGTACGCAAAGTTCGGAGGAACGCAACTATCATGTATTCTATATGTTGCTGGCAGGTGCACCCCAACAGCTGCGTGATAAGTTGAATTTGGGAAAGCCAGATGATTATCGG TATCTCTCTGGCTGCACACAGTATTTTGCCAACGCAAAAACTGAGCAACTCATACCGGCTGCTCAAAAATCCAAGAGTCATGTAAAGAGAGGTCCACTCAAGGATCCCATAATCGATGATTATAATCATTTCCAAAATCTTGATCGCGCACTGGGTCGTTTGGGTTTGACCGAAGTGAATAAACTAGAAATTTACTCCTTGGTGGCTGCCGTTTTGCATTTGggtaatatttcatttgaagagATTCCAGATGACGCACGGGGTGGATGTCAGGTGTCAGAGACTTCTGAGAAGTCCCTAACTATCACATCGAAACTGTTGGGTGTAGATCCCTCTGAGCTCAGACAGGCGCTCGTATCGCGTGTAATGCAAAGCAAAGGTGGCGGTTTCAAGGGAACAGTAATCAT GGTGCCCCTAAAAATTTACGAAGCCAGCAATGCGCGTGATGCACTCGCCAAAGCTATTTACAGCCGACTGTTTGATCGTATTGTGGCGTTGATTAATCAAAGTATTCCCTTCCAAGTCTCAAATTTCTATATCGGAGTCTTGGATATCGCCGGTTTCGAGTACTTTACTGTGAACTCATTTGAGCAATTCTGTATTAATTACTGCAAtgagaaattgcaaaaatttttcaatgacAACATTCTCAAGAACGAGCAAGAGCTGTACAAGAGTGAGGGGTTAAATGTGCCGGAAATCACATTCACCGATAATCAGGATATTATCGATTTAATTGAAGCGAAAGCCAACGGCATTTATACGTTATTAGATGAGGAGTCGAAGTTGCCGAAGCCATCGGCACAACACTTCACGGCTGAGGTACACAAGGCGTGGTCAAATCATTTCCGCTTGGGCTTGCCACGTTCATCGCGTTTGAAGGCGCATCGTACACTAAGGGATGAGGATGGTTTCCTTGTGCGTCACTTTGCCGGCGCTGTCTGCTACAATACG GAGCAATTTATTGAGAAAAACAACGATGCCTTGCATGCGTCCTTGGAGGGTTTGGTGCAGGAATGTGAGAATCCGCTGctaaaaacactttttcctTCTGGCAGTAACACATCATTACGCGGCAAATTGAATTTCATTTCTGTGGGCTCAAAATTCAAAAGTCAACTTGCCGAGTTGATGGACAAATTAGAAAAGAAT GGCACTAATTTTATACGCTGCATCAAaccaaacagcaaaatgatCGATCGGGATTTCGAAGGTGGCCTAGCACTAGCACAGCTTAAGTGCTCTGGCACTATTTCCGTGTTGGAGCTTATGGAGCATGGCTATCCATCACGTGTACCATTTGCTGATCTTTACAATATGTATAAATCGGTTTTGCCACCCGAACTGGCTAAACTACCGCCACGCACATTCTGCGAAGCTATGTTGCAATCGCTCAATCTAAGCTCAAAAGATTTCAAATTTGGCgtcaaaaaagttttcttcCGCCCTGGAAAGTTCGTTGAATTCGATCGCATTATGAAATCGGATCCCGAAAATCTTTTGGCCATTGTCGCCAAGGTGAAGAAGTGGTTAATACGTTCACGCTGGGTCAAATCTACACTGGGTGCGGTGTGTGTAATCAAAT TACGCAATCGTATCAAGTATCGCAACAATTGTGTTTTACTCATACAACGCACTGTGCGTGGTTATTTGGCGCGCAAACAGCATCGCCCACGATACCAAGGTATTGCAAAGATCAACAAAGTACGTTTGAATGCCCAGAAAACCATCGAAATTGCTGGCGGACTGAAGAATGGACGCGATGAGTTTGTTAGTGAAGTAAATGGTATACATCGTCAGGTGGATGAAgccataaaaacaataaag ACAAATGAAAAAATCACTTCCCGAGAAATCGATGGACTTTACACTAGCGTTATGGCCAATATGAACAAGCTCACTGTGGATTTGAACACTAAGTTGAAG GAACAAAAGCAAGCTGAGGAACAAGAGCGTCTGCGTAAAATACAGGAAGCGCTCGAGGCTGAACGGCGCGCCAAGGAGGATGAAGAACGAAAGAAACTTGAAGAGGAAGAAAACAAACGACT CAAAGCTGAAATGGAATCACGCCGAAAAGTCGAAGAGGTCCAACGTGTAAAACAAGAGGAGGAGGATCGCAAGGCGGCATTAGCGTTGCAAGCACAGCTGGAGAAGGAAGCACAAGATGATGCCAAATATAGGCAACAATTGGAACAGGAGCGCCGTGACCATGAATTAGCATTACGTTTGGCCAACGAAACAAATGGCGTAGTTGAGGAGAGTCCACCAGTTATACGCAA TGGTCAAAATGATGTTTCTCCCATGGCTCCGAACAAACTTATCAG ATCTGAGAACGTCCGCGCTCAGCAACAGGCCTTGGGTAAACAGAAATACGATTTGTCTAAATGGAAATACTCGGAATTACGTGATGCAATTAACACTTCCTGTGATATTGAGTTGCTTGAG gcttGCCGTCAGGAGTTTCACCGTCGCTTGAAGGTCTATCATGCATGGAAAGCAAAGAACCGCAAACGCACTACCATGGAGGAGAACGAACGAGCACCCAAAAGCGTAATGGAAGCAG CTTATAAGGCACCACCGCTCGCACATCCGAAACAGGAAATCACAACTGCTCAACATCGTTACTTCCGTATCCCATTCATGCGGGCTAATGCTCCTGAAAATAGTGAGTATAAaggatttaaaagtttttatatacatatgttttcaaACTACTCTTTTTATTCCCGTTCAGCCAAACGTGGTCTCTGGTATGCACACTTTGATGGGCAATGGATAGCGAGACAAATGGAATTGCATGCCGACAAACCACCGATATTGTTAGTGGCAG GCGTCGATGACATGCAGATGTGCGAACTCAGCCTGGAGGAGACCGGTCTGACACGCAAACGTGGCGCTGAGATTTTAGAGCATGAATTTAATCGTGAATGGGAACGTAACGGGGGCAaaccatataaaaatttaggtgCTAATAACTAA
- the LOC128871980 gene encoding myosin heavy chain 95F isoform X2, producing the protein MDFYTKAEHRSDKEGVRKMDTQLVWARDPVEGYIQCRISEIGAKEFEVTPIDRKYAKRSCHVDDIFSSCDGVQDHDDNCELMLLNEATFLDNLKTRYYKDKIYTYVANILIAVNPYREISDLYSSTTIKKYTGRSLGELPPHVFAIADKAIRDMRVLKSSQSIIVSGESGAGKTESTKYLLKYLCHSSDSAGPIEQKILDANPVLEAFGNAKTTRNNNSSRFGKFIEVHYDAKCQVVGGYISHYLLEKSRICTQSSEERNYHVFYMLLAGAPQQLRDKLNLGKPDDYRYLSGCTQYFANAKTEQLIPAAQKSKSHVKRGPLKDPIIDDYNHFQNLDRALGRLGLTEVNKLEIYSLVAAVLHLGNISFEEIPDDARGGCQVSETSEKSLTITSKLLGVDPSELRQALVSRVMQSKGGGFKGTVIMVPLKIYEASNARDALAKAIYSRLFDRIVALINQSIPFQVSNFYIGVLDIAGFEYFTVNSFEQFCINYCNEKLQKFFNDNILKNEQELYKSEGLNVPEITFTDNQDIIDLIEAKANGIYTLLDEESKLPKPSAQHFTAEVHKAWSNHFRLGLPRSSRLKAHRTLRDEDGFLVRHFAGAVCYNTEQFIEKNNDALHASLEGLVQECENPLLKTLFPSGSNTSLRGKLNFISVGSKFKSQLAELMDKLEKNGTNFIRCIKPNSKMIDRDFEGGLALAQLKCSGTISVLELMEHGYPSRVPFADLYNMYKSVLPPELAKLPPRTFCEAMLQSLNLSSKDFKFGVKKVFFRPGKFVEFDRIMKSDPENLLAIVAKVKKWLIRSRWVKSTLGAVCVIKLRNRIKYRNNCVLLIQRTVRGYLARKQHRPRYQGIAKINKVRLNAQKTIEIAGGLKNGRDEFVSEVNGIHRQVDEAIKTIKTNEKITSREIDGLYTSVMANMNKLTVDLNTKLKEQKQAEEQERLRKIQEALEAERRAKEDEERKKLEEEENKRLKAEMESRRKVEEVQRVKQEEEDRKAALALQAQLEKEAQDDAKYRQQLEQERRDHELALRLANETNGVVEESPPVIRNGQNDVSPMAPNKLIRSENVRAQQQALGKQKYDLSKWKYSELRDAINTSCDIELLEACRQEFHRRLKVYHAWKAKNRKRTTMEENERAPKSVMEAAYKAPPLAHPKQEITTAQHRYFRIPFMRANAPENSEYKGFKSFYIHMFSNYSFYSRSAKRGLWYAHFDGQWIARQMELHADKPPILLVAGVDDMQMCELSLEETGLTRKRGAEILEHEFNREWERNGGKPYKNLGANN; encoded by the exons tGCGCAAAATGGACACACAACTGGTGTGGGCACGCGATCCCGTCGAAGGCTATATACAGTGTCGCATTTCGGAAATCGGTGCTAAAGAGTTCGAAGTAACGCCAATTGATCGGAAATATGCGAAACGCTCTTGCCATGTCGATGACATATTTTCGTCGTGTGATGGAGTGCAAGACCATGATGATAATT GTGAGCTGATGCTGCTGAATGAAGCCACTTTTTTGGATAATTTGAAAACGCGTTACTATAAAGATAAAATCTAT ACTTATGTGGCCAATATACTCATTGCTGTGAATCCGTATCGTGAAATCAGTGATCTCTACTCTTCAACTACAATTAAAAAGTATACCGGACGTTCCTTGGGTGAATTGCCACCACATGTGTTTGCTATAG CTGATAAGGCTATACGTGATATGCGCGTACTCAAATCGTCACAATCGATTATCGTATCGGGCGAATCGGGTGCAGGCAAAACAGAATCTACCAAGTATCTGCTGAAGTATTTGTGTCATTCCAGCGACAGTGCCGGGCCCATTGAGCAAAAAATTTTAGATG CCAATCCCGTATTGGAAGCTTTTGGTAATGCCAAAACTACACGTAATAACAATTCCTCTCGCTTCGGTAAATTCATTGAAGTGCATTATGACGCCAAATGCCAAGTGGTTGGCGGCTATATTTCTCATTACCTACTGGAAAAGAGTCGTATTTGTACGCAAAGTTCGGAGGAACGCAACTATCATGTATTCTATATGTTGCTGGCAGGTGCACCCCAACAGCTGCGTGATAAGTTGAATTTGGGAAAGCCAGATGATTATCGG TATCTCTCTGGCTGCACACAGTATTTTGCCAACGCAAAAACTGAGCAACTCATACCGGCTGCTCAAAAATCCAAGAGTCATGTAAAGAGAGGTCCACTCAAGGATCCCATAATCGATGATTATAATCATTTCCAAAATCTTGATCGCGCACTGGGTCGTTTGGGTTTGACCGAAGTGAATAAACTAGAAATTTACTCCTTGGTGGCTGCCGTTTTGCATTTGggtaatatttcatttgaagagATTCCAGATGACGCACGGGGTGGATGTCAGGTGTCAGAGACTTCTGAGAAGTCCCTAACTATCACATCGAAACTGTTGGGTGTAGATCCCTCTGAGCTCAGACAGGCGCTCGTATCGCGTGTAATGCAAAGCAAAGGTGGCGGTTTCAAGGGAACAGTAATCAT GGTGCCCCTAAAAATTTACGAAGCCAGCAATGCGCGTGATGCACTCGCCAAAGCTATTTACAGCCGACTGTTTGATCGTATTGTGGCGTTGATTAATCAAAGTATTCCCTTCCAAGTCTCAAATTTCTATATCGGAGTCTTGGATATCGCCGGTTTCGAGTACTTTACTGTGAACTCATTTGAGCAATTCTGTATTAATTACTGCAAtgagaaattgcaaaaatttttcaatgacAACATTCTCAAGAACGAGCAAGAGCTGTACAAGAGTGAGGGGTTAAATGTGCCGGAAATCACATTCACCGATAATCAGGATATTATCGATTTAATTGAAGCGAAAGCCAACGGCATTTATACGTTATTAGATGAGGAGTCGAAGTTGCCGAAGCCATCGGCACAACACTTCACGGCTGAGGTACACAAGGCGTGGTCAAATCATTTCCGCTTGGGCTTGCCACGTTCATCGCGTTTGAAGGCGCATCGTACACTAAGGGATGAGGATGGTTTCCTTGTGCGTCACTTTGCCGGCGCTGTCTGCTACAATACG GAGCAATTTATTGAGAAAAACAACGATGCCTTGCATGCGTCCTTGGAGGGTTTGGTGCAGGAATGTGAGAATCCGCTGctaaaaacactttttcctTCTGGCAGTAACACATCATTACGCGGCAAATTGAATTTCATTTCTGTGGGCTCAAAATTCAAAAGTCAACTTGCCGAGTTGATGGACAAATTAGAAAAGAAT GGCACTAATTTTATACGCTGCATCAAaccaaacagcaaaatgatCGATCGGGATTTCGAAGGTGGCCTAGCACTAGCACAGCTTAAGTGCTCTGGCACTATTTCCGTGTTGGAGCTTATGGAGCATGGCTATCCATCACGTGTACCATTTGCTGATCTTTACAATATGTATAAATCGGTTTTGCCACCCGAACTGGCTAAACTACCGCCACGCACATTCTGCGAAGCTATGTTGCAATCGCTCAATCTAAGCTCAAAAGATTTCAAATTTGGCgtcaaaaaagttttcttcCGCCCTGGAAAGTTCGTTGAATTCGATCGCATTATGAAATCGGATCCCGAAAATCTTTTGGCCATTGTCGCCAAGGTGAAGAAGTGGTTAATACGTTCACGCTGGGTCAAATCTACACTGGGTGCGGTGTGTGTAATCAAAT TACGCAATCGTATCAAGTATCGCAACAATTGTGTTTTACTCATACAACGCACTGTGCGTGGTTATTTGGCGCGCAAACAGCATCGCCCACGATACCAAGGTATTGCAAAGATCAACAAAGTACGTTTGAATGCCCAGAAAACCATCGAAATTGCTGGCGGACTGAAGAATGGACGCGATGAGTTTGTTAGTGAAGTAAATGGTATACATCGTCAGGTGGATGAAgccataaaaacaataaag ACAAATGAAAAAATCACTTCCCGAGAAATCGATGGACTTTACACTAGCGTTATGGCCAATATGAACAAGCTCACTGTGGATTTGAACACTAAGTTGAAG GAACAAAAGCAAGCTGAGGAACAAGAGCGTCTGCGTAAAATACAGGAAGCGCTCGAGGCTGAACGGCGCGCCAAGGAGGATGAAGAACGAAAGAAACTTGAAGAGGAAGAAAACAAACGACT CAAAGCTGAAATGGAATCACGCCGAAAAGTCGAAGAGGTCCAACGTGTAAAACAAGAGGAGGAGGATCGCAAGGCGGCATTAGCGTTGCAAGCACAGCTGGAGAAGGAAGCACAAGATGATGCCAAATATAGGCAACAATTGGAACAGGAGCGCCGTGACCATGAATTAGCATTACGTTTGGCCAACGAAACAAATGGCGTAGTTGAGGAGAGTCCACCAGTTATACGCAA TGGTCAAAATGATGTTTCTCCCATGGCTCCGAACAAACTTATCAG ATCTGAGAACGTCCGCGCTCAGCAACAGGCCTTGGGTAAACAGAAATACGATTTGTCTAAATGGAAATACTCGGAATTACGTGATGCAATTAACACTTCCTGTGATATTGAGTTGCTTGAG gcttGCCGTCAGGAGTTTCACCGTCGCTTGAAGGTCTATCATGCATGGAAAGCAAAGAACCGCAAACGCACTACCATGGAGGAGAACGAACGAGCACCCAAAAGCGTAATGGAAGCAG CTTATAAGGCACCACCGCTCGCACATCCGAAACAGGAAATCACAACTGCTCAACATCGTTACTTCCGTATCCCATTCATGCGGGCTAATGCTCCTGAAAATAGTGAGTATAAaggatttaaaagtttttatatacatatgttttcaaACTACTCTTTTTATTCCCGTTCAGCCAAACGTGGTCTCTGGTATGCACACTTTGATGGGCAATGGATAGCGAGACAAATGGAATTGCATGCCGACAAACCACCGATATTGTTAGTGGCAG GCGTCGATGACATGCAGATGTGCGAACTCAGCCTGGAGGAGACCGGTCTGACACGCAAACGTGGCGCTGAGATTTTAGAGCATGAATTTAATCGTGAATGGGAACGTAACGGGGGCAaaccatataaaaatttaggtgCTAATAACTAA